The Rhodopirellula islandica genome contains the following window.
TGACTTGGTTCGCACGGCCACTGTCTTCGTAGTAGAAACCACCCGATGCATTGAGCGGACCAACATCCCCGTAGTGCAATCCATCGCCGTAGCTGCAAGCGTAATTGCTTCGTCCCATGGCGGGCGAACCAACCCCTGGGTCACTGGGGCAACGGAATGTGCCGATGTCCGTCATCCAAGGCGTGTAGTTGCGATCCCAAGCCCGCGGTCCCATCGCGGGATAGTTCACTGTGCCGTCACCATCGGAATCCATTGGATTGCTGATCTGTTCCCACAACGCTTGTTGCTCAACGTAGGGCAAGATTGGGATCAACCAACTGATTCGTCGACCATTTCCCGCGTTGCCATTTTGAGTCGTCTGACTTCCGGCAGTGTTGTCGGTGCCTCCCCCATTGGGTGGCAGGCCGTTGAACGCACTGTGGTAGTTGTGAATTGAAAGTCCAAGTTGCTTCATGTTGTTTCCGCAACTCATTCTCCGCGCAGCTTCACGAGCTGCTTGAACGGCCGGCAAAAGTAACCCGACCAACACTCCAATGATGGCAATCACCACGAGCAGCTCAACCAGCGTAAACGCATCGCGACCACTCCTCTGTTCCGTTTTGATCATTGATCAATCCTTCAAATCTGAGAAAGAATAAGACAAGGCAGACAGGAACACACGCAGCACGATCCAAATGCTCAGAAAGCCATTTAGACACTTCATTACGAGTCCCCGCTACTTAAATTTCGCGCCTCGCGGCCCCCGTGTCAAGCTCCAGAGTGCCAATCTGCACCTCTGTTATGGAAGTAGTCCGCTCCCACCCTCTCAACCCTTGGTGTTTCGGCGAAGCACCGGGTTTGGGCAATCAGCAAAATCACACGTGTCCAACGGGACCGCCTTTGGTAGATCAGCAACAAACTGAAGCCCGAAAAGCAATCCAGACACCCATTACACTGTACATTTGCACCTATCCGTTTCTGTCTGCGATCGGATCGACTTCACCTGCACGCGCATAAAAAAACCGCGTGGTGCTTGAAGCACCACGCGGTCGTGATCTCAAATCAGAGGAACGAGCCTCAGAATTCAGTGTCGATGACTTCTTTCATGCCCTTGGTGCCCAAAGCACCCCAGAGGCCATAGGGACTTTCGCGTCCCGCACCGCCATTGGCACCACGACCGTCGCCATTGTCACGGCCGTAAGCCACATGATCCTGGTTCCCAGCATCGATCGACGAGGTGACAAACTTCACGGCACCGTCTCCCATCAAGATGTGCACACCACCCTGGTGGCGACTGGCAGCGGAGTAGATACCGAAGTTGCCTTCGCCACGACAGACGTTGAAACTATTCGGTGGCGCGATAGTCATGAACGAGGTGTAGGTTGGACGCCCGTCCGCCCAACGACGACCACGTTGGTGGTTGGGATTGCTGTCCCAATTGGCGCTGTCGGACCAGAACTGAGGACGTGCCGGATCAATCACGCCCGCAGTCGTCCAATGGCTCGGCGGGAGATTGGCGACGTTCCCGTCCCGGTGAATCGAGTTGAAGATTTCACGGTTGCCATTGCCCACGACAATCTCTCCACACATGATCGTGTTGGACAGACCATCCAGGACATCACGGAATCCGGTGAAGTTTCGTCCGTGGAATGTTCCACGAGCCCAACGATTCCCTGCAGTGGATCCCCAGGTCCCGTCACCGCTGGGCTGACCGTTCCCGTCCTGATAACCATTGTGATGTTGTTCAAAGAATGCGTCACCCGTGCAGGCAGCGTAGTTCGTGAACGCAACCTGTGTCGGCGCGGGAACGACAGGATCGCTCGGGCAGCGATACATCGGCACCTGAGTCAACCAAGGTTGGTAGTCCTCATTCCAGGGTGTTCCGCCCATCGCGGCGTAGGTGTTGGGAGCGGTCAAAGCGTTCCCGTTCCGATCAAAGTTGAACGGATTGGAAATG
Protein-coding sequences here:
- a CDS encoding DUF1559 domain-containing protein; protein product: MRSNQTRQGFTLVELLVVIAIIGVLVGLLLPAVQAAREAARRMSCSNNFKQMGLGLHNYHAAYNKLPKHKSGTHIDGGNNYTHNRGYLSFLVGILPFVEQQGMWETISNPFNFDRNGNALTAPNTYAAMGGTPWNEDYQPWLTQVPMYRCPSDPVVPAPTQVAFTNYAACTGDAFFEQHHNGYQDGNGQPSGDGTWGSTAGNRWARGTFHGRNFTGFRDVLDGLSNTIMCGEIVVGNGNREIFNSIHRDGNVANLPPSHWTTAGVIDPARPQFWSDSANWDSNPNHQRGRRWADGRPTYTSFMTIAPPNSFNVCRGEGNFGIYSAASRHQGGVHILMGDGAVKFVTSSIDAGNQDHVAYGRDNGDGRGANGGAGRESPYGLWGALGTKGMKEVIDTEF